The Persephonella atlantica region AAACGAAAGCTCTGAGAGGAATTAATCTCACCGTTTATGAAGGAGAGTTTATAGCTATAATGGGAGCTTCAGGCTCAGGGAAAACAACGCTGATGAATATTATAGGCTGTCTGGATACCCCCACTTCAGGCAGATACTACCTCTTAGGTAAAGATGTTTCACAGTTAAATGACGACCAGCTCTCCCAGATAAGAAACGAGTACATAGGTTTTGTTTTTCAGCAGTTTTTTCTCATACCATATCTAACAGCTTATGAGAACATACTGGTTCCCGCCCTATACTCAAAGAACAGATTCTCCCAGAAAGAAAAAAGGGCTGAAGAAATACTTGATATGCTCGGACTGTCTGACAAAAAAAATAACAAACCTTCTCAGCTTTCTGGAGGACAACAGCAGAGAGTCGCTATAGGGAGAGCTCTGATTAATGATCCACAGCTTGTACTTGCTGATGAACCAACGGGAGCTTTAGACAGCAAAACAGCAAAAGAGATTATGAATATTTTTGTACAGCTAAACAGAAAGGGAAGAACCATTATTCTTATCACCCATGATCCAGAGATTGCATCTTACGCCCACAGGACAGTAAAGATATCCGATGGACAGATTACAACATAGCAAAAAATATCGTAAAATAATTATCTGAATTAAAAAAAGGGGAGATAGATGTTCATAAACATTGGAAAATCCAGATGGATGAAGCTCATTCTTTTTATAACAACATTTGCATTTGTTGGAACAGCATTCGTCGCACTTATTGTTTACAAACTATCAGGAAATATTCAGGGTATTGCACAGGTTAACGGTAAGGACATTCCCATGGCAGAGTTTTACTATCAGATGGGGCTGATAACAAGACAGATGCAGTCAGAAGGTATAGACACTGCCCCCTTAAAACAACAGATAAAGGCACAGGCATTAAGGAATGTGATACAGCAGGAACTTCTGTATCAGGAAGCCGAAAGAGAAGGTATAGTAGCAACAAGAGAAGAAGTAAAAGAGTATCTCCTTGATATAGACGCATTTAAGGAAAAGGGGCATTTTTCTAAGGATAAATACCTTGCATTTTTATCGCAGGTTAATCTCACACCAGCATTTTTCGAAGAAATCCTGAGAAAAGAGCTGTCCATCAGGCATCTGCTCACAATCCACAGAGCAGGATTTTACCTTACAGAAGACGAACTGGGCACTTACATAAACAAACAGCTTGCCAGGATTACAGGGGAGTACATACTGATAAAGCCTTCTCCTTATACACCAACAGAAAAGGAGATACAGGATTACTACCAGAAACATAGAAAAGAGTTTTCAGGTGAAAAAGGGAAACTGATCCATATATACCAGATAGATATAAAAAAACTTGGGCAGGAAAAAGCAGAGAAGGAAGCCCAGAAGCTGTACAGAAACCTTAAAGAAAATATCCCTGTATCAGAAACAGAAGGTGTAAAGAGGATATTTGAAGGAACAGTGTTTGAAAAAAACAGCAGATTAGATAAAAAGCTGCTAAAGGAGACAAAAAAACTAACAGAAGATAAAAAAATAGCTCTTATATCTGAAGATGGATATTATTACATCATCCACTATATAAAAGAGGTTTCACAGCCTCTTCCACTGGAAAAAGTAAAAGAAAAGATAATCAGCAGTATAAAATCAGAAAAGGAAAAACAGTCTATCCAGAAAATACATAAAGAAGTGAACAACATACTGCAGACAGAAAAAAATCTTAAAAATATAGCCATTAACTACAGATCAAAAATAAATAAGATAAATAGAGAAACTATTCAAATGCTTGCTTCACAGCTTGGAATATCAATGGACAAGCTATCTAAGCTTTTAAAATCAGGAAAGATTAACACCTTTGTAACATCTTCAGGTGTTGTTGTGATAAAAGTAAGTAAAGTGGAACCTCCAGATAAAAACAGAAAAGAAGAGATGGCCAAACTTCTCATGCCTATACTTACTCAGAGCAAGTACCAGACACTTGTACAGATGCTTATAGATAAACTACAGGAAGAAGCAGACATAAAAGTAAACAGGAGGGTAATCCAGTAAAGTTGGAAAAAACCCCTTACGCTTATGAATTTTTATGGAAGCAGATAGAGAAGGGATACAGAGAAATAAGAAAAGAAAAATACAGAAATCTGATCAGTCAGTTTCTCTTTGATGAAGAAATCAGAAAGAAAGTCGAGAAACTGAAAGATAGATCAGGAAGAAATTACGAAGGAGGTCTCCTTGAAAAAACTGCTTCTGTAATTTCACTGGCTCTGTGTATGTATGATAACTATCCGGAGATTGATATAGACCTAATTCTATCTGGTATAATTCTGAGTTGTCTGTGTACCACTTTTCCAAAAAAAGAATGTTACGAAAAGATAAAAGAATATGAAGAACTCATTCCGTTTTTATTCAGAAAAAAAAGGAAAAAACCAACAGTTGAACTTACCGTTTACGATGGGATAATAAGGTTAGATAACAAAATATATATAAGACTGGAGAGGAGACGCGGGGAGAATAAAAAAGGAGAGGTTGGCAATGGTTCCAGAAGAAAGGAAGATTTTTGACAACGGTTCACATCAGAACATTTTACTTGAAGATTACGGTCATGGTGAGATGGTTCAGGCGAATGTTCACTTTATCGTGGACAACGGTCAGGGAATGATACTTGATCCGGGGGGACACAAGGTCTTCAAACATCTTCTTTCTGAGATTGGAGGTCTTATAGGTATTGACAACCTCAAGTACATATTCCTTTCCCATCAGGATCCGGACATTGTTGCTGCTGTCAATGGATGGCTTATGACAACAAAAGCCACAGCCCTTTCTTCTGTTTTGTGGATAAGATTTATACCACATTTTGGCGTTGATAAACTTGTGGTTAACAGAATAAAAGGTATCGGAGACGAAGGAACAATTATAAGACTTGGCTCCTCTGAACTTTACATACTACCTGCACACTTTATGCATGCTCCAGGAAACCTTCAGGTTTACGATCCTGTCTCAAAAATCCTGTACTCTGGAGACCTTGGGGCATCATTGGGGCAGGATTACATATATGTGGAAAACTTTGAGGAGCATATACAGTATATGGAAGGCTTTCACAGAAGATACATACCAACGTCAAAAATACTGAAGGCGTGGCTGAAGATGGTAAGGCAGTTAGATATTGAAACTGTAGCTCCTCAGCATGGTGCAATAATAAAAGGCAGGGAAAACGTTAACAAGTTCTTTGACTGGCTTGAAGACCTTCAGTGTGGTATAGACATAATGGAGGATATTTATAAGATTCCGACAAACTCTTTTGAAGGTTAGACTTGGTAGAACATTATCCAGTTTTAAACAGAGAGGTTTTACAGTTTTTTTCGTCAATAAAGGCGGGAGTTATTGTTGATGCCACCGTTGGAGGCGGTGGCCATTCCTACCTGATTTTAAAGAAATTTCCTGAGATTAAAATAGTTGGAATAGACAGGGATGATTATGCCCTGAAAAGGGCAGAAGAAAAGTTAAAAGAGTTCAAAGGAAGATTTACGCTGATAAAAGAATCATTCAGAAATGTTGACACTGTCCTCAAAGATTTAGGACTGAAGAGGGTGGAAGGTTTTCTGTTTGATCTTGGTGTATCTATGTTTCAGTTGAAGATGGAAAGGGGATTTTCTTTTCAGAGGGAAGAACCTCTCGACATGAGAATGGATACAACCCAGAAACTAACAGCATCCGATGTGATCAACTCTTATCCTCCACCACTTCTTGAAAAAATAATCAAAGAGTATGGTGAAGAAAAATTTTACAGAAGAATCGTTAAAAATATTGTGGATTACAGAAAAAAGAAAAAGATTCAAACGACAAAAGAACTCGCAGAGATTATTTACTTTTCCTATCCACCATCTCTAAGGAGAGGGAGAATACATCCGGCAACAAGAACATTTCAGGCAATCAGGATTGAAGTAAATGACGAGCTAGGAGAAATAAAAGAGGGTATAAGCAAAGCTATTGATCTGCTCAAAGTTGAAGGAATCATTCAGGTTATATCCTTTCACTCTTTAGAGGACAGAATTGTAAAAAATATATTCAGAGAGGCAAAGAGATTAAAGAAATTGGAAATACTGACGAAAAAACCAATTACACCGGGAAAAGAGGAAATAAAGGAAAACCCTCCTTCCCGAAGTGCAAAACTGAGAGCAGGAAAGAGATTATGATTAGAGAAAAAACGATAGAGCTTAAAAGAGATTTTGCCCATATAAAACGGTACATAAAGTTCTGGTTTTTTATACTCTTTATATCTGGGGCACTCGTTGTTTACAACCAGTACTATTTTAAAGTGAGCAAGGAGATTATTGAACTCACCCAGATGAAAAATAGACTGATAACACAAAATACTATGCTAAAGAAGGAGATTAGCAGACTCTCCTCACCTGAAAGAATTAACAGGATGGCGGTAAAAAAACTGAAAATGAAACCAGTAGATTACTCAAAGGTTCATTTTATAGAAGCAAAATAGATTTATGGTAAAAAAAAAGGTATACATAGTATCTTTTCTGATTGTTGCAGGATTTCTGATCGTTATTCTCAGACTCCTTTACTTTCAGGTAATAAAAAGAGACGAATACACGCAATTTATAAAAAAACAGTACTACACTCAAGAAAAAATTATACTTCCAAGGGGAACAATTTACGATAAAAATGGAAAGATACTTGCCATCAGTGTCCCTACCATTGATGTATTTGTTCTGACAAAACATATAAAAAACAGGGATAGACTTGCAAAAGAGCTATCTATAATACTGAAAAAACCTTACAGCAACATCCTGAAAAAACTCAGTTCACATAGAAATTATGTAGTTATTGCAAGAAATGTAGATAAATCCTTAAAAGATAGACTACTAAAGATAAGGAGGGATCTTAAAGAATGGAATTTAGGACTTATTGATTCCTCTAAAAGATTCTATCCGCTCGGAAGTATTGGTGGTTCCAATATAGGTTTTGTCAGCAGAGTAACGGGAAAAGGAATGGAAGGACTCGAACTAAAATATGACAGTAAATTAGGGGGAGGAACAGGAAAGATACTGATGATGAAAGATGCCCTTGGAAATCCATTTACTATAGAGAAAGAGGATGAGAAAAACAGATACGATATAAAACTCACAATAGACAGTAACATACAGTACATAGCACAGGAAGCACTGAAAAAATTTGTTAGAGAAAGAAAGCCCAAAGAAGCCCTCATACTGATAGTTGACCCAAAAACAGGAAACATCATTGCAAACGCAACATATCCAGATTACAATCCAAACCTTTACTGGAAGTACACAGTTCACAAAAATATTTCCTTCCAGAATGCATATGAACCAGGTTCTCTTGTAAAGCCTTTTGTTCTGGCAGAAGCTATAGATGAAGGAAAAGTTTCATTTAAAAGAAAATACTACTGCGGAGATGGCAAAATTGTTGTTGATGGTGTGAAAATCAGAGACCACAAAAGATTCAAGTTCCTGACTCCTGATGAGATAATTATCCATTCTTCAAACGTTGGCGCTATCACACTTGCCCTTAGGTTAGACCCAGAAAAGTTCTACGACAGACTTCTCAGTCTGGGCTTTGGAAAATCAACAAAAACCTTTCCCGGAGAAGCAAAAGGCCTGATAAAAAAAAGCAAAAGACCTGTAGATATCGCATATGCATCAATAGGACAGAACTGGACTGCAACACCTATTCAGATAGCTATGGCATACTCAGCCATAGCAAACGGTGGATATCTGCTGAAGCCAAATTTCATCAAGGAAATTATCAATCCACAGACAGGAAAAACAATAAAAGTGGAAAAAAAGATAATAGGCAAAGTGTTTTCAGACAGGTCACTGAAAAAATTAAAAAGCACCCTTAAACTTGTTGTTGAAGAAGGAACGGCAAAAAAGGGAAAATCAAAATATTTCACAATAGCAGGAAAAACAGGAACAGCCCAGAAGTACGACCCCAAAATAAAAGCCCTCTCAAAAGAGAAATTTTATACCTGGTTTGCTGGATATTTCCCTGCAGAGAATCCTCAGTTTACAGTTGTGATATTCGCGAACGAACCTAAAAAAATAAAAAAATGGGAAGTTATAGGAGGAGGTTCTGTGTCTGCTCCTGTACTTAGAGAACTTGTTGACCGTATAATGTTTTATATGAAAGGAAAACCAGACAAAGTTGGAGGAAAAAATGGAGATTAAAACACATCGGCAGATTGACCAGAGTATTTCAGGAGTTCCAACAGCTGTAGAAACAGATAAGTTTGCATCAGTAATGTTAGAAATCACAGACCAGATGAAAGCTGACGAAAAAGGTCTCGTTCATGGAGGATTCCTTTTTTCAGCAGCAGATTACTGCTCTATGCTTGCTGTAAATCATCCAAATGTGGTTCTTGCAAAAGCCGAAGTAAGATTTTTAAAACCTGTAAGGGTGGGAGAACATATATTTTTTGAAGGGATTGTTGTAGAAAGGGAAGGAAATAGAAGAACTGTTGAAGTAAACGGAAAAAATGAAAAAAACGAGATAGTTTTCGCAGGTAAATTTTACTGTGTAATACCTGAAAAACATGTCCTTGACTGAACTGGCACAAAACAAAAACTGTGCTATAATATTAACCCACTGGCGGGGTAGCCAAGTGGTAAGGCAGGGGACTGCAAATCCCTTATGCGCGGGTTCGATTCCCGCCCCCGCCTCTTGTTGAAAAATCAAGATGGTACAAATCCCTCCCAGAAAGATATTCAAAATATTCTTGACATATATTAATCTCTTTATATAAATTCATGTATAAATGAGTATAAGGAGAAAGATAGCATTACTTATATTCCTGGTCTTTTTTTCTGGGTTTGGTGTGTCCTATGTGCTTTATAGAATCTTCATCACAGAACATCTGAAAAAACTTGATCTCATCTTTATAGATAGAGAATTTGATACCTTTTTCAAGAGTATTGAAAACAACATATCCTTTGTTGATTCGATAGCAAAAAATGAAGCATACTGGGACGACCTTTATAACTTCACACTAAATCCAAATGAAAAATTTGTAAAAAGCAACTTTGACTCTGCAAACGAAACACTTTATGACCTAAAAATAAATTTTTATCTGGTTCTAAATCGTCTTCTAAATACTGCTCTATACAGATGTAATCTTGATCTGAACAGTTGTTCTCACCTTATTGAAGCTGTTAAAAAATACATAAAAGGTGAACAGTCTGGTCTGATAAAGATAGGGGATAACATAATTGCTGTGTCCTCAAAATACATTCTCCCTACAGAAAAAAAATCCAAACCTGCAGGGCTTCTTATTATAGGGAAGCTGATAAATATGAATGAGCTGGCAGATTTTATGAGAACTGCACCTCAGGAGATTTCCAGGGATAGTCCATTAAAAAAAATCAGACATGGTATATTCAGCGTTAGCATATATGAAACAGATGGTGATTACTTTGGTTACAGAGTTTATGGTAGAGACATATCAGGAAAAAAGCTACTACTCCATTCAGGCATAATAGATAAAACAGTCTCTGAGAAAGGAAAAAAGTTTTTTCTTATTTTAAACCTTATACTTCTCTTTATATTTCTGTCGGTGATGTTGGTTCTGTACTATGGAATCGATAGATTGGTCACTGTCCCTATTCATAATCTTGTAAGGAGCATAAAAAATATATCCATAAATAAAGATTTATCTGAAGATTTCAATGTTGATTATGGTTCAAAGGAGATAAACATAATATCCAAAGAGATATCAAAACTGTTAAGGACCATAAAAGGTCTACTTGGAGATATTGAGGAAAAAAACAAACTGTTTAAAGCAATCGCAGAAAATACACCTATCGGTATATACATATTTTCAGAAAAGTTTGAGTATGTAAATCCTGCTGTTGAGAAAATCACAGGATACAGCAAGGAAGAAATTATTGGGAAAAATATCTCCTTTCTTCTCACAGAAGCAGACAAAGAAATGAGAAAAAAGATTATAGAGGCGGTCAGAAGAAGGCTGAAAGGGGAAGTTTTCAGAAATGAGTTTCAGATAAAGATAAAAACAAAAAACGGAGAGACAAAAGATATTCTTGTGATAGCAAATACTGTGTTTCTATCAGATAAACCATACGGTTTGGGAATAGCTGTTGATATTACACAGACAAAAAGACTGGAAAGGGAGTTACTTGAACAGGCAGAGAGGGATTCCCTCACAGGTCTGTACAACAGATTGGGTCTTACAAAAAAGATAGAGGAGTTTCTGGATATATTCTCCAGAGAAAACAAAAAGTTTTTTCTCCTATTTATTGACCTGAACAAATTCAAAAACATAAACGACTCCTTTGGTCATCAGATTGGAGATACGGTTTTAAAAACAATAGGAAAAAGACTGAAAGAAAACTTCAGAAAGATTGACGTCATTGCAAGATTTGGAGGAGACGAATTTGGTATTCTCATAACAACCTACTCAAAGTTTGACGACATTTCCCAGATACTGACAAAGATTATTCGGCTTATAGAAGAACCTGTTCATATAAATGAGCTTTCTTTTATTGTTACGGCAAGTATCGGAATTTCTGTTTTTCCAGATGATGGAACAGATGCAAACACCCTTTTAAAAAGAGCAGATATTGCAATGTACAGAGCAAAGGAAAAATCAAGAAAGGAGAATAAAAGCAGTTTTATATTTTTCTCTGAGGAGTTTGAAAGAAAAATAAAAGAAAAAATAGAAATAGAAAGGGAGTTGAGAGAAGTTCTCAAAAATAAGAAGGAAGAATTTACCGTTCTATATCAGCCTATATACAACCTGAAAACAATGAAAATATCAAAGTTAGAAGCTTTAGTAAGGTGGAGTTCTTCAAAGTTTGGTGAAATTCCCCCTTCCAGATTTATAAACATATCTGAGGAGACAGGACTGATAAAGGAGATAAGCAACATAGTTCTGGATAGGGTCTGCAACCAGATACTGCTCTGGAAAAGAAAAGGACTGGATATAAAAGTATCCATAAACATCTCCCCCATAGAGTTTATGGACAGAGATTTTGTTGACAGGCTACTGTCAAAGCTCAGACCATCATGCCTTGAAAAAAATATCTCCATTGAGATAACAGAAAACGTCCTGATTGAAAATGTTTTAGAATCAAGAGAAAAAATCAAAAAACTAAAAGAACAGGGAATTGACATACTGTTAGATGATTTTGGTAAAGGCTATTCTTCCCTCACATACCTGAAAAAATTTCCCATATCAATGTTGAAAATCGACAGGGAATTTATAAAAGATCTCCCAAAAGATAAAGAAGATGTAGAAATAGTAAAGACTATTGTTAAACTATCTGAAATCCTCCAGATAGAAACTGTCGCAGAAGGTATTGAGAGCAGAGAACAACTTGAAATCCTGAAAAATATAGGATGCACTTATGGTCAGGGATTTTTCCTTGGGAAGCCTCTATATCCCTCTGAGATTGAGAGGATATTTCCATCCAATATACATTAAAAAGAACTTATTATCAAGATTGATTTAAACGAAAAAATTTTATAGATTGTAATTCCTATTCCAAAACAGAGGGAGAGAAATGTCAAAAGATTTTACACATCTCCATTTACACTCTCACTACTCAATGCTTGACGGAATGATCAAAATCTCTGAGCTTGCTCAAAAAGCAAAAGAGTACGGATATAAAGCTGTGGCACTAACAGACCACGGAAACATATTTGGAGCTATTGAGTTTTATCAGGAGATGAAAAAAGCTGGCGTTAAACCAATAATAGGAATGGAAGCATACTTTACAAACAACAGATTTGAAAAGAAAGGAGAAGGCTCAGACAGTATATTAGCTGACAAAAACTACCACCTGATACTCCACGCAAAAGATAAAACAGGCTTTAAAAATCTGATGAAGCTATCATCCCTTGCATATACAGAAGGGTTTTACTACAAGCCACGGATAGACTGGGAACTGTTAGAAAAGTATCACGAAGGTCTGATATGCCAGACAGCATGTCTAAAGGGTTTTATACCTCATCTGCTTACAAAAGGAAAGTTTGAAGAGGCTTACGAATATGCAAAAAGACTAAAAGATATATTTGGAGAAGATTTATACTTTGAGATACAGATAAACGGTCTTGAAGAGCAGGAGATAGCAAACAAAGGAATATTAGAGCTTGCAGAAAAAGTAGGAGTAAAGGTCGTGGCAACAAACGACTCCCATTATCTAAATGAGGAGGATGCTCAGGCTCACGATGTTATAAAAGCCCTTCAGATGAAAATGACCTTAAAAGAGCTTAAAGAAAAAGGTAAAGCCTTTAAGGTAAGAGGTCTTCACTTCACAACCCCTGATGAGATGTATCACAAGTTCAAAGGGTACGAATTTGCCCTCAAAAACACAATGGAAATTGCAGAAAAATGCAACGTTGAGATAGATACAGCAGAAACGAGGGGATACCTTTTTCCAAAATTCCAGATACCAGGATTAAATAGGGAAGCAACGGAAGAAGAAAAAGCCCAGTATTTTGAAAAGCTTTCGTGGGAAGGTTTAGAAAAAAGACTTTCAAAAATAAAAAATCTGTCAAAAGAGAAATACCAGCAGTATAAAGAAAGGCTACAGTATGAGATAAATGTTATAAAACAGATGGGATTTCCTGAATATTTTCTCATTGTTCAGGACTTTATTAACCATGCAAAACAAAACGGTATCCCTGTAGGTCCCGGAAGAGGTTGTTTATTCCCAGAAGCAGATGTTTACCTGGCAGATGGTTCAACCGTAAAAATCAAGGATATAAAAATTGGTCAGTTTGTTATAACCCATAAGGGGAATATTCTTCCTGTGGTAAACAAATTTGAGTATGACATTAAGGAGGAAGTTATATCATTAAAAGTCGGCTCTGAAGAACTTATTTTAACATCAGACCACAAGGTATATGCTGTAAAGTCAGAAAGATGCACTGTAAATTCAGAAAAACAAAAAGCTGTAATATGTAAACCAAGCTGTGAAAGATACTGCTCTACAAAACCTTACTTACAGTATAAGCCTGAGTGGATACAGGCTGGTCAGCTAAAAGCAGGAGATTTTGTGGTTTTTCCGAGAATGTACTCCAAAAATGAAGAGATAGTATTTGACATTTTAGATTACGTAGAGCACAAACCATATTTAAAATATGATGATAAGTATGTATGGTATGAGATAAGTGGAAAAATAACAAAAAAAATTCCACGATTTATTCCATTCGATAAAGAGTTTGCAAAACTCCTTGGGTATTACATAGCAGAAGGCTGGTCAAGACTTGGAAACAGAGAAAATGCAGTAGGGTTTGGATTTAATAAAAATGAGATAGTTTACGCAAAAGAAGTTCAGAAATTACTCAAAACTATATTTGAAATAGATAGCAGCATAACTTTACACAAAACAAAAAATTCTTTGCAGGTTATTGGTTATTCAAGAATTGTAGGAGAATTTCTATCATCTTTAGCAGGTAAAGGTGCTAATAACAAAAAAATAGATGAAATCATTATTTATAAAGGAAAGGATGAATATGTAAAAACCCTTATAGCCTACATGTTTAGAGGAGATGGACATGATGGAAGGTCAAATAAGACAATTTCAATTAAATACTCTACAACCTCATACAAACTTGCTACACAGTTAAAACTTTTACTTGGAAGATTTGGATATTACTCCTCAATTAATAAAAGGAAAAATAGGAAAAAGTGGAGTATAGAATACTCAATTAAACTATCTGGTAAACAACTTTTAAACTGGAATAATGATTTCGTAGAGTTTCCAATTAATGTGCCAGACCAGAAATTTTTCAGGAATGACAGTTTTTTTGTAGACGAAAAATACATTTACATAAAGATTAAGTCAGTTAAAAAACTACAGTATAAAGGGAAAGTTTATGATATATCTGTTCCTTTTGATACATCTTTTGTTTCAAACGGATTTGCTGTACATAATTCAGCAGCCGGATCATTGGTTGCTTATGTCCTTGGGATAACTGATGTTGACCCTCTTCAGCATGGTCTTATCTTTGAAAGATTTTTAAACCCTGACAGAATTTCTATGCCTGACATTGATGTGGATTTCTGCATGGAAAGCAGACCTAAGGTTATTGAGTATGTGAAACAAAAATACGGCGAAAATGCTGTTGCCCAGATTATCACATACAACTTTATGAAGTCCAAGATGGTAATAAGAGATGTTGCAAGAACTCTTGGTTTTTCCTACACAGAAGCAGATAAAATAGCAAAGATGATATTACCGGGACCTGTTCAGGGCTCAACACTAACAATAGAAGAAAATTTAGAAGCAAACCCAGAGTTTAGAAAACTTTATGAAACTGATGAAAGGGTAAGACAGCTTATAGACCTTGCCAAAAAGTTAGAAGGCTCTGCCAGACATACAGGAATCCACGCTGCTGGTGTTGTTATAGCCCCTGGGCCATTGGACGAGTATGTTCCTGTTTACGTTGATAAAGACGGAACCAAGGCAACCCAGTTTGATATGGGGACCCTTGAGATGTTAGGCCTTGTAAAGATGGACTTTTTAGGTCTGAAAACACTTACAGAGTTAGATTATATGAAAAAACTGATAAAAGAAAGACACGGAGTAGAGCTGAATTTCCTTGAGCTTGGATTTGACGACCCGAAGGTTTACAAACTTCTCCAATCTGGAAAAACAACAGGAGTTTTTCAGCTTGAAAGTAAGGGGATGCAAAACCTTCTCACAAGGCTAAAACCTGATAAATTTGATGAAATAATAGCTATACTTGCCCTCTTTAGACCGGGTCCCTTAATGTCAGGAATGGTTGATGACTTTATTGATAGAAAGCACGGTAGAAAACCTGTTGAGTATCCATTTGAAGAAGTTAAGGACATATTAGAGGAAACTTACGGTCTTGTCGTATATCAGGAACAGGTCATGTTCATGGCTAACATCCTTTCTGGTTTTACAATGGCAGAAGCAGATACTCTTCGTAAGGCTATTGGTAAGAAGAAAGCTGACGTTATGGCAAAGATGAAAGACAGATTTATCAGTGGTGCTGTGGAAAGGGGATTTGACAGAGAAAAAATAACAAAGCTGTGGGAAGATATAGAAAAGTTTGCATCTTACTCATTCAACAAATCCCACTCAACAGCGTATGCCTATCTGACCTACTGGACAGCATACGTCAAAACCTACTATCCTGAAGAGTTTTTTGCTGTTAAACTATCTACTGAAGGAAATGACGACAAGTTTTTAAATCTGCTGATAGATATGGAAGATTTTGGAATAAGACTTCTGCCACCAGACGTAAATAAATCAAAGGCAGAGTTTTCTATTGAAGACAAAGGGAAAATCAGATTTGGCCTTGCAAGGATAAAGAATGTGGGAGAGCAGTCTGCAAAAGATATAGTAAAGGAAAGGGAAGAAAATGGTCTATACAAAGACATATTTGATATATCAGAAAGGCTGGATTCTAAAAAGCTGAACAAAAGAGTTTTGGAAGCCCTCATAAAGGCAGGTGCTTTTGATTTTACAGGGATTGACAGGGGGGTGATGCTCGCTTCAGTTGACAAGGCTCTATCTGCAGGGCAGAAAGCAAGGCAGCAAAAAGCATCAGGTCAAAACTCTCTCTTTGGCATTATGGAAACAGCAACACATCCTGTAGTTTCTTATGAAAAGGTAGAGCCCATACCAGAGAAGAGAAAATTACATATGGAAAAGGAAGTTTTAGGCTTTTACCTTTCTGGACATCCATTAAAGGCATACGAAAAAGAGCTAAAAGGATACGTAACAAAAATAAATAAACTTATTGAAAAGAAAACAGGTGATAAGGTAAGAATTGCAGGTGTCATATCAGATATTAAAAGGAAAAAAACCCGCTCTGGCTCAACGATGGCAGTACTGACAGTTCAGGACGAGACAGGAATTATTGATGTGAGAGCTTTTCCCGATAAGATGGAGGATAGCTCATTTTTAGAGGAAGA contains the following coding sequences:
- the dnaE gene encoding DNA polymerase III subunit alpha, yielding MSKDFTHLHLHSHYSMLDGMIKISELAQKAKEYGYKAVALTDHGNIFGAIEFYQEMKKAGVKPIIGMEAYFTNNRFEKKGEGSDSILADKNYHLILHAKDKTGFKNLMKLSSLAYTEGFYYKPRIDWELLEKYHEGLICQTACLKGFIPHLLTKGKFEEAYEYAKRLKDIFGEDLYFEIQINGLEEQEIANKGILELAEKVGVKVVATNDSHYLNEEDAQAHDVIKALQMKMTLKELKEKGKAFKVRGLHFTTPDEMYHKFKGYEFALKNTMEIAEKCNVEIDTAETRGYLFPKFQIPGLNREATEEEKAQYFEKLSWEGLEKRLSKIKNLSKEKYQQYKERLQYEINVIKQMGFPEYFLIVQDFINHAKQNGIPVGPGRGCLFPEADVYLADGSTVKIKDIKIGQFVITHKGNILPVVNKFEYDIKEEVISLKVGSEELILTSDHKVYAVKSERCTVNSEKQKAVICKPSCERYCSTKPYLQYKPEWIQAGQLKAGDFVVFPRMYSKNEEIVFDILDYVEHKPYLKYDDKYVWYEISGKITKKIPRFIPFDKEFAKLLGYYIAEGWSRLGNRENAVGFGFNKNEIVYAKEVQKLLKTIFEIDSSITLHKTKNSLQVIGYSRIVGEFLSSLAGKGANNKKIDEIIIYKGKDEYVKTLIAYMFRGDGHDGRSNKTISIKYSTTSYKLATQLKLLLGRFGYYSSINKRKNRKKWSIEYSIKLSGKQLLNWNNDFVEFPINVPDQKFFRNDSFFVDEKYIYIKIKSVKKLQYKGKVYDISVPFDTSFVSNGFAVHNSAAGSLVAYVLGITDVDPLQHGLIFERFLNPDRISMPDIDVDFCMESRPKVIEYVKQKYGENAVAQIITYNFMKSKMVIRDVARTLGFSYTEADKIAKMILPGPVQGSTLTIEENLEANPEFRKLYETDERVRQLIDLAKKLEGSARHTGIHAAGVVIAPGPLDEYVPVYVDKDGTKATQFDMGTLEMLGLVKMDFLGLKTLTELDYMKKLIKERHGVELNFLELGFDDPKVYKLLQSGKTTGVFQLESKGMQNLLTRLKPDKFDEIIAILALFRPGPLMSGMVDDFIDRKHGRKPVEYPFEEVKDILEETYGLVVYQEQVMFMANILSGFTMAEADTLRKAIGKKKADVMAKMKDRFISGAVERGFDREKITKLWEDIEKFASYSFNKSHSTAYAYLTYWTAYVKTYYPEEFFAVKLSTEGNDDKFLNLLIDMEDFGIRLLPPDVNKSKAEFSIEDKGKIRFGLARIKNVGEQSAKDIVKEREENGLYKDIFDISERLDSKKLNKRVLEALIKAGAFDFTGIDRGVMLASVDKALSAGQKARQQKASGQNSLFGIMETATHPVVSYEKVEPIPEKRKLHMEKEVLGFYLSGHPLKAYEKELKGYVTKINKLIEKKTGDKVRIAGVISDIKRKKTRSGSTMAVLTVQDETGIIDVRAFPDKMEDSSFLEEDRIVVIEGTIEINEEQERVSMNANDIMPVEQINKQVKAVRFVLSKEKAVNGMALKLKEICEKYRGDKDVIIEVYQPGKFRCEIMANSSYAVEISDEFKQEISKLLSPEEFFFE